Proteins encoded by one window of Deinococcus radiodurans R1 = ATCC 13939 = DSM 20539:
- a CDS encoding thioesterase family protein gives MQTIPEGFTQTLEVTVTDEMTVDFAELGRVHPVYATYWLAKHFEEAGRKIILPFLDEGEGGIGSQVEVRHTASALPGLAVRVTASLDRVEGRRVYAKLRAVNELGDEIGHGSTTQVVLPQATIDAGFNELGRRWAESQEGR, from the coding sequence ATGCAAACCATTCCCGAAGGCTTCACCCAGACCTTGGAGGTCACCGTGACCGACGAGATGACCGTGGACTTTGCCGAACTCGGGCGGGTGCACCCGGTCTACGCGACCTACTGGCTGGCGAAACATTTCGAGGAAGCCGGGCGCAAGATCATCCTCCCCTTTCTGGACGAGGGCGAAGGCGGCATCGGCTCGCAGGTGGAGGTCCGCCATACCGCTTCGGCGCTGCCCGGCCTGGCGGTGCGGGTCACGGCTTCGCTCGACCGGGTGGAAGGCCGGCGCGTGTACGCGAAGTTGCGGGCGGTCAACGAGCTCGGCGACGAAATCGGCCACGGCTCGACCACCCAGGTCGTGCTGCCCCAGGCCACCATCGACGCGGGCTTCAACGAACTGGGCCGCCGCTGGGCCGAATCCCAGGAGGGCCGCTGA
- the priA gene encoding replication restart helicase PriA → MTLWTVSPPAVSSEAEEKPVQDTVSLTAADQTWQVCVPLPIAALDFAAPHGYVGEVPLGCRVAVPWRGGEIRVGLVVGAGSSMGRHRLREALALLDSPEAPWVAPGTARGLTAWAEEAHLPPGLVWDDLLCTGWEPAHRHEVRAVPGADLSPYGETLPDTDWSRADLYPPALLDAAREQGLLDDRFLPDPPQVNRVVARDLNDVPPAARTQVVVTAQPWEAADPALCTPPHWEAVTGEGALTAKQQQAHDWLRAHGPQPSLGAWASGAKVGLPVVRKVADLGWAQEHPQAVPPPPAWKWLREHGPVASPAAWASAAGVRPAEVRRLMEGGAADYTFTPVTPPAAWAWLREHGPAETVSAWATGAGVSPSVAAGLLARGWAAQVQMPAPPPELPAAPLWAGPPLDELTALAADALPEEDRWRLHGGRPASRFAALAPRVARLLAQGRSVLILAPDHATLRRAWAGLGGLAALAGTRAALLSGQLSPRQREEIWRQVRAGDVRLVIGSALALSAPLPDLALLVVLEEGSDAYKLLSGSRAFVPDVAARVARSLRAALGLVGSVPAVESVPLPGLVLAPPRARVHVVDYAQPPAQPELGPLSSVHLTPGDLGYPISHDLARLLRQVQERGRQAALLAPRRGYSALLRCPRCDHVPGCPNCDVPLRFHQDRRQMECHQCGHHQSVPDRCDECGEQMWKARGPGTEWIAAEVEKLLPGFPVYRLDKDHQDDLAPLHAGEAGVVVGTQLLLAQPSPPNLALIGVTLADTWLGVSDFRASERYHRLLRQLAEWHPSRAPLLVVQTFQGDHPALKVLETGRDALAYPAAEERVRAELFYPPHARLAQIEVAARDRDRAKVAAQALADALHGAGAVATEVLGPAHAAVARVRGAYLYQLLLRARNDARLAELLGVLDTRSWGARVRVDVNPRST, encoded by the coding sequence GTGACTCTCTGGACCGTTTCTCCCCCCGCCGTGTCCAGTGAAGCTGAGGAAAAGCCCGTGCAGGACACCGTTTCTCTGACGGCTGCCGACCAGACGTGGCAGGTGTGTGTGCCGCTGCCCATCGCTGCGCTGGACTTTGCAGCGCCGCACGGGTACGTGGGCGAGGTGCCGCTCGGCTGCCGGGTGGCGGTGCCGTGGCGCGGGGGCGAAATCCGGGTGGGGCTGGTGGTGGGCGCAGGCAGCAGCATGGGCCGTCACCGGCTGCGTGAGGCACTGGCGCTGCTCGACTCCCCGGAGGCGCCCTGGGTGGCGCCCGGCACGGCGCGGGGGCTGACGGCGTGGGCGGAGGAGGCGCACCTGCCCCCCGGCCTCGTCTGGGACGACCTGCTGTGCACCGGCTGGGAACCCGCCCACCGGCATGAGGTGCGCGCCGTGCCGGGGGCCGACCTCTCACCCTACGGCGAAACCCTGCCGGACACCGACTGGAGCCGCGCCGACCTCTACCCACCCGCGCTGCTCGACGCGGCGCGCGAACAGGGGCTCCTCGACGACCGCTTTCTGCCGGACCCGCCACAGGTCAACCGGGTGGTGGCCCGCGACCTGAACGACGTGCCGCCCGCCGCCCGCACGCAGGTCGTGGTGACGGCCCAGCCCTGGGAAGCCGCCGACCCGGCGCTGTGCACGCCGCCCCACTGGGAAGCCGTGACGGGCGAGGGGGCGCTGACCGCCAAGCAGCAGCAGGCCCACGACTGGCTGCGGGCGCATGGTCCCCAGCCGAGTCTGGGTGCCTGGGCGAGCGGGGCCAAAGTCGGCCTGCCAGTGGTCCGCAAGGTCGCCGACCTCGGCTGGGCGCAGGAGCACCCGCAAGCCGTGCCGCCGCCACCGGCTTGGAAATGGCTGCGCGAGCATGGCCCGGTCGCCTCGCCCGCCGCTTGGGCGAGCGCCGCCGGGGTCCGGCCCGCCGAAGTCCGCCGCCTGATGGAAGGGGGCGCCGCCGATTACACCTTTACCCCCGTCACGCCGCCCGCCGCCTGGGCATGGTTGCGCGAGCACGGCCCCGCCGAGACGGTCAGCGCGTGGGCCACGGGCGCGGGGGTCAGTCCCTCGGTCGCCGCCGGCCTGCTCGCGAGGGGCTGGGCCGCGCAGGTGCAGATGCCCGCGCCGCCGCCCGAACTGCCCGCCGCGCCGCTGTGGGCGGGGCCACCGCTGGACGAACTGACCGCGCTCGCCGCCGACGCCCTGCCCGAGGAAGACCGCTGGCGGCTGCACGGCGGGCGACCCGCGTCGCGCTTTGCCGCGCTTGCGCCCCGGGTCGCCCGGCTGCTGGCGCAGGGGCGCAGCGTGCTGATCCTCGCGCCTGACCACGCCACCTTGCGCCGCGCCTGGGCTGGGCTGGGAGGACTCGCCGCACTCGCGGGCACCCGCGCCGCGCTGCTCAGCGGGCAACTCTCGCCCCGGCAGCGCGAGGAAATCTGGCGGCAGGTGCGCGCCGGAGACGTGCGGCTGGTCATCGGCAGTGCGCTCGCCCTGAGTGCGCCGCTGCCGGACCTCGCGCTGCTGGTGGTGCTGGAAGAGGGGTCGGACGCCTACAAGTTGCTCTCGGGTTCGCGCGCCTTCGTGCCGGACGTGGCGGCGCGGGTCGCCCGCAGCCTGCGCGCGGCGCTGGGACTGGTGGGCAGCGTCCCGGCGGTGGAAAGTGTGCCGTTGCCGGGGCTGGTGCTGGCGCCGCCGCGTGCCCGCGTGCATGTGGTGGACTATGCCCAGCCGCCCGCGCAGCCCGAGCTGGGGCCGCTGAGCAGCGTGCACCTCACGCCCGGCGACCTCGGCTACCCCATCAGCCACGACCTCGCCCGGTTGCTGCGGCAGGTGCAGGAACGGGGGCGGCAGGCCGCACTTCTCGCCCCCCGGCGCGGGTACTCGGCGCTGCTGCGCTGCCCGCGCTGCGACCATGTGCCGGGCTGCCCCAACTGCGACGTGCCGCTGCGCTTTCACCAGGACCGCCGCCAGATGGAGTGCCACCAGTGCGGGCACCACCAGAGCGTGCCCGACCGCTGCGACGAGTGCGGCGAGCAGATGTGGAAGGCGCGTGGCCCTGGCACCGAGTGGATTGCCGCCGAGGTGGAGAAACTGCTGCCCGGCTTTCCCGTCTACCGGCTCGACAAGGACCACCAGGACGACCTGGCGCCGCTGCACGCGGGCGAGGCGGGCGTGGTCGTGGGCACCCAGCTCCTGCTCGCCCAGCCCAGCCCGCCCAACCTCGCCCTGATCGGCGTCACGCTCGCCGACACCTGGCTCGGCGTGTCGGATTTCCGGGCGTCGGAGCGCTATCACCGGCTGCTGCGTCAGCTCGCCGAGTGGCACCCCAGCCGCGCGCCGCTGCTGGTCGTGCAGACCTTTCAGGGCGACCACCCGGCGCTGAAGGTGCTGGAAACGGGCCGCGACGCCCTGGCCTACCCCGCCGCCGAGGAGCGCGTGCGGGCCGAGCTGTTTTACCCGCCGCACGCCCGCCTCGCTCAAATTGAAGTCGCTGCCCGTGACCGAGACCGTGCCAAAGTGGCCGCGCAGGCCCTCGCCGACGCGCTGCATGGCGCGGGCGCGGTGGCCACCGAGGTTCTCGGCCCCGCGCACGCCGCCGTCGCCCGGGTGCGCGGGGCGTACCTCTACCAGCTCTTGCTGCGCGCCCGCAACGACGCCCGGCTGGCCGAGCTCCTCGGCGTGCTCGACACCCGCAGCTGGGGCGCCCGCGTGCGCGTGGACGTGAACCCGCGCTCGACCTGA
- the ispD gene encoding 2-C-methyl-D-erythritol 4-phosphate cytidylyltransferase — MSAPHTSSPRTAALIPAAGSGTRLGLGPKAFVEVAGRSLLARSVAALAPFVDEVVVALPAGMDLPAGVPARAIVGGETRQGSVRRLLEATEAGTVLIHDAARPFVPPPVILALLDAIAATGAATVALPVADTLVRAEGQSWGQLVPREGLWAVQTPQGFRRELLLQAHARAEAEQYAATDDAGLLARLGVQVRLVPGDARLFKVTTPGDLALAEALTGHVDGGWLTVEGEKR, encoded by the coding sequence GTGAGCGCGCCCCATACCTCTTCCCCCCGCACCGCCGCGCTGATTCCCGCTGCCGGGTCGGGCACCCGCCTCGGTCTGGGGCCGAAAGCCTTCGTGGAAGTCGCGGGCCGCAGCCTCCTTGCCCGCAGCGTGGCGGCACTCGCGCCCTTCGTGGACGAGGTGGTGGTGGCGCTGCCCGCCGGGATGGACCTGCCTGCCGGGGTGCCGGCGCGCGCCATCGTCGGCGGGGAGACGCGGCAAGGGAGCGTGCGGCGACTGCTGGAAGCGACGGAGGCCGGCACGGTGCTGATTCACGACGCGGCGCGGCCTTTCGTTCCGCCGCCGGTGATTCTGGCGCTGCTGGACGCCATTGCCGCAACCGGCGCGGCGACGGTGGCCCTCCCGGTGGCCGACACGCTGGTGCGCGCTGAGGGCCAAAGTTGGGGCCAACTTGTGCCGCGTGAGGGCCTCTGGGCGGTGCAAACACCGCAGGGCTTCCGGCGCGAGCTGCTGCTGCAAGCCCACGCCCGCGCCGAGGCCGAGCAGTACGCTGCCACCGACGACGCGGGGCTGCTCGCCCGATTGGGGGTGCAGGTGCGGCTGGTCCCCGGCGACGCCCGGCTGTTCAAGGTGACGACGCCCGGTGACCTCGCTCTGGCCGAAGCCCTGACGGGGCATGTCGATGGGGGATGGTTGACGGTTGAGGGGGAGAAAAGATGA
- the moaD gene encoding molybdopterin converting factor subunit 1: MQVRAVFFARLRREVGLEELTLDVPDGADVRAVAEHLEQERGVSLRGCMVAVNETYASPEHLLREGDEVAFLPPVAGGAPEDEADADTHCRVTADPLSLSEADAFLVKPEYGAQAYFMGTVRSPNQGQVVEYIDYEAFAPMAEKVMREAAALARERHGELRVWIEHRTGRLTPAVASIVIGVASPHRRPALEACDFLIEHLKIELPIWKHEADGRGEHWVKGTTGHDTL, from the coding sequence ATGCAGGTGCGCGCCGTGTTTTTTGCCCGCCTGCGCCGTGAGGTGGGCCTGGAAGAACTGACCCTCGACGTGCCGGACGGCGCCGACGTGAGGGCGGTGGCCGAGCACCTCGAACAAGAGCGCGGCGTGAGCCTGCGCGGCTGCATGGTGGCGGTGAACGAGACCTACGCCAGCCCTGAGCACCTTCTCCGCGAGGGCGACGAGGTGGCCTTCCTGCCCCCGGTGGCGGGCGGTGCCCCCGAGGACGAGGCCGACGCGGACACCCACTGCCGCGTGACCGCCGACCCACTGAGCCTCAGCGAGGCCGACGCTTTCCTGGTGAAGCCCGAGTACGGCGCCCAGGCCTACTTCATGGGCACGGTGCGCTCGCCCAACCAGGGGCAGGTCGTCGAGTACATCGACTACGAAGCCTTTGCCCCGATGGCCGAAAAGGTCATGCGCGAAGCCGCCGCCCTCGCCCGCGAGCGTCACGGCGAGCTGCGGGTCTGGATTGAGCACCGCACAGGTCGCCTCACCCCCGCCGTCGCCAGCATCGTCATCGGTGTCGCAAGCCCCCACCGCCGCCCGGCGCTCGAAGCCTGCGATTTCCTGATCGAGCACCTCAAAATCGAGCTTCCGATCTGGAAACACGAGGCGGATGGGCGCGGGGAACACTGGGTGAAGGGCACGACCGGCCACGACACGCTGTGA
- a CDS encoding 4-(cytidine 5'-diphospho)-2-C-methyl-D-erythritol kinase, which produces MTHQPSPVIHHHFAPAKINLGLSVLGVRENGYHDLHSLMVPLTVGDELEIRPAGALTLRVEGADLPTDERNLVYRAARAYLDAAGAAGGADLVLHKRLPLASGLGGGSSDAASTLLALAELYPAPDHRPVDLPALALTLGADVPFFLLGGAALAEGVGERLTPVDDLPPVHLVLANAGAEVSAGDAYRWLDETGDFSGKLRLEAMRLALARGVEVPYFNSLQAGVLARVPSVLTTLEALADAGLHSVLMSGSGATCFGLAHDAAQAQAAAAALAQRCPGWWVTAAQVRLPLSDNSGGRT; this is translated from the coding sequence ATGACCCATCAACCATCACCTGTCATCCATCACCATTTCGCCCCGGCGAAAATCAACCTCGGCCTCTCGGTCCTTGGCGTGCGCGAGAACGGCTATCACGACCTGCACAGCCTGATGGTGCCGCTCACGGTGGGCGACGAGCTGGAAATTCGGCCTGCTGGGGCGCTCACGCTGCGGGTGGAGGGCGCCGACCTGCCGACCGACGAGCGCAACCTCGTTTACCGCGCCGCCCGCGCCTATCTGGACGCGGCGGGGGCAGCGGGAGGCGCCGACCTCGTGCTGCACAAGCGGCTGCCGCTCGCCTCGGGGCTGGGCGGGGGCAGCAGCGACGCGGCGAGCACGCTGCTGGCGCTGGCCGAGCTTTATCCTGCTCCCGACCACCGCCCGGTGGACCTGCCCGCGCTGGCCCTGACGCTCGGGGCCGACGTGCCGTTTTTCCTGCTCGGGGGCGCGGCGCTCGCCGAGGGGGTGGGTGAGCGGTTGACCCCCGTCGACGACCTGCCGCCCGTGCATCTGGTGCTGGCGAACGCGGGTGCCGAGGTCAGCGCGGGCGACGCCTACCGCTGGCTGGACGAAACGGGCGATTTCAGCGGCAAACTGCGGCTGGAGGCGATGCGGCTGGCGCTGGCGCGGGGCGTGGAAGTGCCGTACTTCAACTCGCTGCAGGCGGGCGTGCTGGCGCGGGTGCCGAGCGTCCTGACCACGCTGGAGGCGCTGGCGGATGCGGGCCTGCATTCGGTGCTGATGTCGGGTTCGGGGGCCACCTGCTTCGGACTGGCGCACGACGCGGCGCAGGCGCAGGCCGCTGCCGCCGCCCTCGCCCAGCGCTGCCCCGGCTGGTGGGTCACCGCCGCGCAGGTGCGCCTTCCGCTGTCAGACAACTCAGGAGGCAGGACTTAA
- a CDS encoding YihY/virulence factor BrkB family protein produces the protein MTVRTPSPMPPASGLSAAPPQKFGASDLFGLIGDSAKAFGQDKAPRLAAAISYYGISSLAPLLLFAVAVAGFFLSDAKVVDQLFGPQGSVAQSVGGDAADFLRGLVSNQKGLQRGSVIATLIAFVVTFMGATGLFVQLQDALNSMWGADPAPPQGIGKIVKTRLISFVLILAIGLVLLLFLALNTWLSALAHSLGDSLGVGAVLVRVGTFVLSALLLTPVFAAIFKFLPAVKLEWREVLVGGAVTAVLFSIGQILIGIYFGRAAPGSAFGAAGVLVALLAWIYYSAMIFFFGAELTWVYSQKFGTRAGGAANTAKKAALAVAGANVSTEPGEQEKAAQAAALRQGKPIRDHRGRIVRTGGRRPRPALLTSMPRPGQAVANRRPALLPSLVAAVWNAFAALLAVPTVLILGLFGLGKKKR, from the coding sequence ATGACGGTCAGAACTCCTTCCCCGATGCCGCCCGCCAGCGGTCTGTCCGCCGCGCCGCCGCAGAAATTTGGGGCCAGCGACCTGTTTGGCCTGATCGGTGACTCGGCCAAAGCCTTCGGGCAGGACAAGGCCCCCCGGCTCGCGGCGGCGATTTCGTACTACGGCATTTCCAGCCTCGCGCCGCTGCTGCTGTTTGCGGTGGCGGTCGCTGGCTTTTTTCTGAGCGACGCCAAGGTGGTGGACCAGCTGTTCGGACCACAGGGCAGCGTCGCGCAGAGCGTGGGCGGAGACGCCGCCGACTTTTTGCGTGGGCTCGTCAGCAACCAAAAAGGCTTGCAGCGCGGCTCGGTCATCGCCACCCTGATCGCTTTCGTGGTGACGTTCATGGGCGCGACTGGCCTGTTCGTTCAGCTTCAGGACGCCCTGAACTCCATGTGGGGCGCCGACCCTGCCCCGCCCCAGGGCATCGGCAAGATTGTCAAGACGCGCCTGATTTCCTTTGTGCTGATTCTGGCGATCGGGCTGGTGCTGCTGCTGTTTCTGGCGCTCAACACCTGGCTCTCGGCACTGGCGCACAGTCTGGGCGACTCTTTGGGCGTCGGCGCCGTGCTCGTGCGGGTCGGGACCTTTGTGCTCTCGGCGCTGCTGCTCACGCCCGTGTTCGCCGCCATCTTCAAGTTCCTGCCTGCCGTCAAACTGGAGTGGCGCGAGGTGCTGGTGGGCGGCGCGGTCACCGCCGTGCTGTTTTCCATCGGGCAAATTCTGATCGGCATCTACTTTGGCCGCGCCGCGCCGGGCAGCGCCTTCGGGGCCGCCGGGGTGCTGGTCGCGCTGCTCGCGTGGATCTACTACAGCGCCATGATCTTCTTTTTCGGCGCCGAGCTGACCTGGGTCTACTCTCAGAAATTCGGCACCCGCGCCGGCGGCGCCGCCAACACTGCCAAGAAAGCGGCGCTGGCCGTGGCCGGAGCCAACGTGAGCACCGAGCCCGGCGAGCAGGAAAAAGCCGCCCAGGCCGCCGCGCTGCGCCAGGGCAAGCCCATCCGCGACCACCGGGGCCGGATTGTCCGCACCGGGGGCCGCCGTCCGCGTCCGGCGCTGCTTACCTCCATGCCGCGTCCGGGGCAAGCAGTAGCCAACCGGCGCCCTGCGCTGCTGCCCAGCCTCGTCGCCGCCGTGTGGAACGCCTTCGCCGCGCTGCTGGCAGTGCCCACCGTGCTGATTCTCGGACTGTTCGGCCTCGGCAAGAAAAAGCGCTGA
- a CDS encoding CAP domain-containing protein: MRRLSLLLVALLGGVAPLARAQVQVIPFPGPAPAPVAPAPAPVPPPPPSAPAAAPALPVAPAPAPVAQSTCAPALPALHLAAADIAAGADAYRAVTNRAGAPSQFRYWKVSPAQLPATVRELCQRGFVGYGTAPSGSLMIVLGARWPGGTPAEASAPASPVAAAPAPVAAAPVVLAPAAPAPAAPAPSSRPPTSPTLSSPPVTAAAPAAPVPGPLGELLAGINAARTQGRRCGGVQRPPVPPLVVDARLSKAAQEHAEAMVAQGFAEHVNPRTRSTPESRARAQGFSGRVSENIRYGTPTVDGALIWWLGSAVHCTSLMSRDWTHMGAGSAVQNDQSSFWVLVLGRE, translated from the coding sequence ATGCGCCGCCTTTCCCTCCTGCTCGTCGCCCTGCTCGGCGGCGTGGCCCCGCTGGCCCGCGCCCAAGTGCAGGTGATTCCGTTTCCAGGGCCGGCCCCCGCGCCCGTCGCCCCGGCACCGGCCCCTGTACCTCCCCCGCCCCCAAGTGCGCCTGCCGCTGCCCCCGCTTTGCCGGTTGCGCCCGCCCCGGCCCCCGTCGCTCAATCCACCTGCGCCCCCGCCCTGCCCGCGCTGCACCTCGCCGCCGCCGACATCGCGGCTGGGGCGGACGCCTACCGCGCCGTGACCAACCGCGCCGGGGCGCCCAGCCAGTTTCGCTACTGGAAGGTCAGCCCCGCGCAGCTCCCCGCCACCGTGCGCGAGCTGTGTCAGCGGGGGTTTGTCGGCTACGGCACCGCGCCGAGCGGCTCGCTGATGATCGTGCTGGGCGCGCGCTGGCCGGGCGGGACTCCGGCGGAGGCGTCAGCACCCGCGAGTCCTGTCGCCGCTGCCCCAGCTCCGGTTGCCGCAGCGCCCGTTGTCCTAGCTCCAGCCGCTCCTGCTCCGGCAGCTCCGGCCCCGTCTTCCCGGCCCCCGACCTCGCCCACGCTGTCTTCCCCACCCGTGACCGCAGCGGCGCCCGCCGCCCCCGTTCCCGGCCCGCTAGGTGAACTGCTTGCCGGCATCAACGCCGCCCGCACCCAGGGCCGGCGCTGCGGCGGGGTGCAGCGGCCCCCGGTGCCGCCGCTGGTGGTGGACGCCCGGCTGAGCAAGGCGGCGCAGGAGCACGCCGAGGCGATGGTCGCGCAGGGCTTTGCCGAACACGTCAACCCGCGCACCCGCAGCACGCCCGAGAGCCGCGCCCGCGCCCAGGGCTTTTCGGGCCGGGTCAGCGAGAACATCCGCTACGGCACGCCCACTGTGGACGGCGCCCTGATCTGGTGGCTAGGGAGCGCCGTCCACTGCACCAGCCTGATGAGCCGCGACTGGACGCACATGGGCGCCGGCAGCGCGGTGCAAAACGACCAGAGCAGCTTCTGGGTGCTGGTGCTGGGGCGCGAGTAG
- a CDS encoding UbiX family flavin prenyltransferase: MSDAPSGPPRLVVGVSGGSGIPYALDILRALRGLDVETHLVVSSGAKRVMSAEGGPQLADLTALASVVHDDRDLAAAVASGSYRTGGMLIVPCSAGTLAKVAHGFADNLISRAAHVTLKERRPLVLVVREDPMPRPMLQNMLAAHDAGATVMSASPGFYHAPESLGELLGFVTARVLDQFGLNAPGFRRWREDEA; this comes from the coding sequence GTGAGCGACGCCCCTTCCGGCCCGCCGCGGCTGGTGGTCGGCGTCTCGGGCGGCAGCGGGATTCCGTATGCGCTCGACATCCTGCGGGCGCTGCGCGGGCTGGATGTGGAGACGCACTTGGTGGTCAGCAGCGGTGCCAAACGGGTGATGAGCGCCGAGGGCGGCCCGCAGCTCGCCGACCTGACAGCGCTCGCCAGCGTGGTCCACGATGACCGCGACCTCGCCGCCGCCGTCGCCAGCGGGAGCTACCGCACCGGCGGCATGCTCATCGTGCCGTGCAGCGCGGGTACCCTCGCCAAAGTCGCGCACGGGTTTGCCGACAACCTGATTTCGCGCGCCGCCCACGTTACCCTCAAGGAGCGCCGCCCGCTGGTGCTGGTGGTGCGCGAGGACCCCATGCCCCGGCCCATGCTGCAAAACATGCTCGCCGCCCATGACGCCGGGGCCACCGTCATGTCGGCCTCGCCGGGCTTTTACCACGCGCCCGAGTCGCTCGGCGAACTGCTCGGCTTCGTGACGGCGCGGGTGCTCGACCAGTTCGGGTTGAACGCCCCAGGCTTTCGCCGCTGGCGCGAGGACGAGGCGTGA
- a CDS encoding phosphodiester glycosidase family protein: MGPMSRFAPATPLLLSLLLTSCSPAQGVRVERITGGGMLYTVATVDPARDQLTLHWLNPATGKPYSSFAQLGSRLGKQGKKLLFATNSGIYMPGPKPLGLHVEGGKTLVGLNNAGKGGGNFALLPNGVFWLRGKKAGVTETQAYRKLGLAPDYATQSGPLLVANGKLHPDFNKSGTSFKVRSGVGVCGGGKVRFAISAGPVNFYSFATFFRDTLGCPDALYLDGSISAYATPDTDTQFTEFAGIWAVTAR, encoded by the coding sequence ATGGGGCCGATGTCGCGTTTTGCTCCCGCCACGCCTCTGCTGCTCAGTTTGCTGCTCACCTCCTGTTCTCCCGCCCAGGGCGTGCGGGTGGAGCGGATTACCGGCGGGGGAATGCTCTACACCGTGGCGACGGTGGACCCGGCACGCGACCAGCTCACCCTGCACTGGCTCAACCCGGCCACCGGCAAGCCTTACTCGTCCTTCGCGCAGCTCGGCAGCCGGCTGGGCAAGCAGGGCAAGAAACTGCTGTTCGCCACCAACTCCGGTATCTACATGCCCGGCCCCAAACCCCTCGGCCTGCATGTGGAAGGCGGCAAGACGCTGGTGGGGCTCAACAACGCGGGCAAAGGCGGCGGCAATTTCGCGCTGCTGCCCAACGGGGTGTTCTGGCTGCGGGGCAAAAAGGCGGGCGTGACCGAGACGCAGGCGTACCGGAAACTGGGCCTCGCGCCCGACTACGCCACGCAGTCCGGGCCGCTGCTGGTGGCGAACGGCAAGCTGCACCCCGATTTCAACAAGAGCGGCACCAGTTTCAAGGTCCGCAGCGGCGTGGGCGTGTGCGGGGGCGGCAAGGTGCGCTTCGCCATCAGCGCGGGGCCGGTCAACTTCTACTCCTTCGCCACCTTTTTCCGCGACACGCTCGGCTGTCCCGACGCGCTGTATCTGGACGGCTCCATCAGCGCCTACGCCACGCCCGACACCGACACGCAGTTCACCGAGTTCGCCGGCATCTGGGCCGTCACGGCGCGCTGA
- a CDS encoding acetate kinase encodes MWTLVLNSGSSSLKFALLNPASGEVRLSGLAERLGTPAAAVKLEHSGQQESRSLEGGSYDAALGEVLRELETLGMRSAVRAVGHRVVHGGERFSAPVLVTPEVLEAVRACVPLAPLHNPANIVGIEAAQQAFPKLPHVAVFDTAFHQTMPEVAYRYAVPEAWYSQHGVRRYGFHGTSHAYVAGRAAEMLQRPLPTLNLITAHLGNGASVCAVAGGRSVDTSMGLTPLEGLIMGSRSGDVDPGLHDYLARQAGLSLSEITAALNKESGLLGLSGLTNDMRELEKAALTGHRGARLALGAFIYRLAKCMAGMAVALGRVDGVVFTGGIGENSRTVRGETLRRLGVLGLHLDEEANKALPRGDVGVISLPGGPVALVIPTHEELMIARETAVIVGGRGYAL; translated from the coding sequence ATGTGGACCCTCGTTCTCAACAGCGGCTCCAGCAGCCTCAAATTTGCCCTCCTGAACCCGGCGTCGGGGGAGGTGCGGCTGTCCGGGCTGGCCGAGCGGCTGGGCACGCCCGCAGCAGCGGTCAAACTGGAGCACAGCGGCCAGCAGGAATCGCGCTCGCTGGAGGGTGGCAGTTACGACGCGGCCCTGGGCGAGGTGCTGCGCGAGCTGGAGACGCTGGGGATGCGCAGCGCCGTACGGGCGGTGGGGCACCGCGTCGTGCATGGGGGCGAGCGCTTCAGCGCCCCGGTGCTGGTCACGCCGGAGGTGCTGGAGGCGGTGAGGGCGTGCGTGCCGCTGGCGCCGCTGCACAACCCGGCGAACATCGTCGGCATCGAGGCCGCGCAGCAGGCGTTTCCGAAGCTGCCGCACGTGGCCGTTTTCGATACCGCCTTTCACCAGACGATGCCCGAAGTCGCCTACCGCTACGCCGTGCCGGAGGCTTGGTACTCGCAGCACGGGGTGCGGCGCTACGGGTTTCACGGGACGAGTCACGCTTACGTGGCAGGCAGGGCCGCCGAGATGTTGCAGCGCCCGCTGCCGACCCTCAACCTGATCACCGCGCACCTCGGCAACGGCGCGAGCGTGTGCGCGGTGGCGGGCGGGCGCAGCGTGGACACCAGCATGGGCCTGACCCCGCTCGAGGGCCTCATCATGGGCAGCCGCAGCGGCGACGTGGACCCCGGCCTGCACGACTATCTGGCGCGGCAAGCGGGGCTCTCGCTGAGTGAAATCACGGCGGCGCTGAACAAGGAAAGCGGATTGCTCGGCCTTTCCGGCCTCACCAACGACATGCGCGAACTGGAAAAAGCCGCCCTGACCGGGCACCGGGGGGCGCGGCTGGCGCTGGGCGCCTTCATCTACCGCCTCGCCAAGTGCATGGCGGGCATGGCGGTGGCGCTCGGGCGGGTGGACGGCGTGGTCTTTACCGGCGGCATCGGCGAAAACAGCCGCACCGTGCGCGGAGAAACTCTGCGGCGGCTGGGCGTGCTGGGCCTGCATCTCGACGAGGAGGCCAACAAGGCCCTGCCGCGCGGCGACGTGGGCGTGATTTCGCTGCCGGGCGGGCCGGTGGCACTTGTCATCCCCACACACGAGGAACTGATGATTGCCCGTGAAACCGCCGTCATCGTGGGCGGACGCGGGTACGCGCTGTGA